In Halogranum gelatinilyticum, the DNA window GTTCGCGCGGTTCGGCTCCTTCGAGGGCCGCTTCGAGGAGGCTGTCACGGCCGAAATCCAGTTCGACTACCGCCAGGGCCAGCGCGACAACATCCCGTACGAACTGCTCGAAGACCGACAGGGCGAACGCGCCGCACTCCGCCGGATGGACATGGCGATGCCGCAGGGGGTCGCCCCCGAATCGCTTCCCGGCGAACCCATCGGCGAGGGCCGCAGTCCGAACGAGGACGTCACCTTCCGCGTGCAGGTCGCCACCGACGACCGCTTCGGCGACCGACCCTACCTGCTCGTCTCCCCGGCGACCCGGTACAACCGCTATCTCGTCCCTGGAATGTCGCTGTCGGCGACGGTCGAACGCGACGGCGAGACGGCCTTCGAGGGTGAACTCGCTCCCGGTCTCGACCCCGAGGCGGGACTCCACTACGGCGCGCCGGTCGACGGACTCGGTGCCGACGACACCGTGACCGTCTCCGTCGAGCTTCCCCCGCAAATCGCCCGCCACGAGGGCTACGAGACGGCCTTCTACGACATGGGTGACGTGACCATCGACTGATTCTAGCGCGCCAGAACCCCTTTGTCGCGCCGCCGTCCACTCTCGTCCATGCGCGGCCCGCTCCGTGCCCTTTGGAACAGTCCACTCCTCGGTCGCTACCTTCGGTTCCGGCTCGCGCTCCTGATCGCTCTCCCGCTGGCCGCGCTCGGTGCGGCCGTCGCCTTCACTGTCGGCGGTCTCGCGGGTATCCTCCTCCTCTCAGTGCTCGTCTTTCTCGGGTTGGTCGGCCTCGCCGTGCTCGTCGCCGTCCGGTGACCCCTCGGCTCCCCGTCAGCGCGTCGCGGAACCGACAGAAGACGCCAGGGATTTGTCCCCGCCACTCCTTCGTCCAGTCATGGGTTCCCAGCGACGAGACCGGGTCGTGCTGGCGACTGCCGTCTGGGCGGTCCTCGTCTCGCAGGTCCTCCTCTACCCGGGCATCGCGGACCTCGTCGTCGCCCTCGGAGCCGAGGGCGACCCCTCCGGCGTCGGCATCGCCAGCCTCGACGCCGGGATGTACTTCCTCGTCGCCGAGTTCGCCGCTTTCGTGCTCTTTGCACCGGTCTGGGGCGCGCTCAGCGACTCGCTCGGTAAGCGCGTCCCGCTAGTCGTCGTGGGCGCGCTCGGCGGCGCGGCGGCCTACCTCACCCTCGCACTCGGCCCCTCGCTCGGCGTCTCCTTCCCCGTCGCACTCGCGATTCGCGCCGTCGGCGGAGCGTTCACCATCGGGGCGTTCTCGCTCGCCATCTCCATGCTCTCGGACCTCTCCGGCGGGCACGGCCGCAACATGGGCGCGGCGGGCATCGCCATCGGCCTCGGGGCCGCGCTCGGGTCTGTCGTCGGCGGCCAACTCACCGTCGTCGACCCGCTCGCACCCGTCGTCGCCGCCGCGGGCGTCCTCGTCGTCGTCGCGGTACTCCTCGCGACCGTCACCGACCGTGCGCAGGAGGCCGACGACGGCGACGCCGATGTCGGCAGTGCACTCGCGAAACTCACCGACCGGCCCGCACTGCTCGTCCCCTTCGCCTTCGGCTTCATCGACCGCATGACGGCCGGCTTCTTCGCGCTCGTCGGCGTCTACTACTTCCGGGTGACCTTCGGCCTCGACGCCGCCGGCGCGGGGCTGCTGCTCGCGGCGTTCTTCCTCCCCTTCGCGCTGTTTCAGTATCCCGCGGGTATCGTCTCGGACCGCGTGGGCCGGTTCCTGCCGGTCGTCGTGGGGTCGCTCTGCTACGGCGTCACCATCGTCGCCGTCGTCTTCGCGCCCACCCCGCTCCTCGCGGCGGGCGTGATGGTCCTCGTCGGCGTCGCCGGCGCACTCGTGGCTCCGGCGACGATGGCGCTGGTGACGGACGTCGTCGCACCGGACGAACGCGGCGCGGCGCTCGGGGCATTCAACGTCTTCGGGAGTCTCGGCTTCCTGACGGGGTTCCTGCTCGGCGGGTTCGCCACGGAACTGGCGGGCTTCCTCCCCGCCTTCCTGCTCGTCGGCGGCGCGGAGATGGCGATCGCACTCGTCGCTGCCCGGGCAGTCAAACGGCTGTCGGCGAGGACGGTGGTCGGTGACTCGGTGTCGACGCCGACGGGTGACGACTGAGACGACACGTCTCGAACAGTTATGTCGTCGAGGTGAATAGTGTGCGTCATGGGTCCCTCCAATGACTGACGAGCAGTCCGTCGAGACGGCGAGCATCGAGCGTGGTCTCCTCTTCGTTGTCGGAATGGCTCTCGTCGCGAGCGGCGTCGCGCAGTTGCTGGGGCTCGTCACGATTACGTTGCCGCCGGAAGCCTCTCTCGTGGTCGGAACGGCGATGTTCGGATACGGCGTGTGGAAATCGACGCGGTCCTCCGAAGACTGAGGGGCGAGGGGCGTCGTCGTGTCGAGCTACTCGTGGCCCGACACCCGCACGGGCTGGTACGGCTCTTCTAGATACTCCATGTCGCTCGACGAGAGTTTGATGTCGAGTGCCTCCACGGCGTCCTCCAGATGCTCGATGCTCGTCGTGCCGACGATGGGCGCGTCCACGGTGTCCTTGTGGAACAGCCACGCCAGCCCGATCTGGGCCATCTTGACGCCCTTCTCGTCGGCGAGTTCCTGCACGTGCTCGTTGACGTCTGGGCCGCCGCCTTCGAGGTAGGGATGCTGACGCGCGTAGTCGTCGGACTTCCCACGGGTCGTCGCCTCCGACTCCTCGTGCGGCCGCGCGAGGTAGCCGCGGGCGAGCGGCGACCACGGGATGACGCCGACGTTCTCCTTCTCACAGAGCGGCAGCATCTCGCGTTCCTCCTCGCGGTAGAGCAGGTTGTAGTGGTTCTGCATCGTGGCGAACCGGTCCAGCCCGAGGCTGTCGGCGGTGTGGAGTGCCTCCGCGAACTGGTGGGTCCACATCGAGGACGCGCCGAGATACCGTACCTTCCCGCGACGCACGGCGTCGTCGAGTGCGCGCATCGTCGTCTCGATGGGCGTATCGTAGTCCCAGCGGTGGGTCTGATAGAGGTCGATGGTGTCCATGCCCAACCGCTCGAGGGAGTCGTCGAGTGCCTGCTCGATGGCCTTCCGCGACAGCCCGCCCGAGTTCGGGTCGTCCTCGTTCATCTGGAAGAAGCCCTTGGTGGCGACGACGGCCTCGTCGCGGCGGCCCTCCAGTGCCTTCCCGAGGACGCGCTCGGATTCGCCCATCGAGTACATGTTCGCCGTGTCGAAGAAGTTGATACCGAGGTCCATCGCGCGCTCGACGAGTTCGATGCCCTCCTCCTCGTCGAGCACCCAGTCGCGCCAGTCGCTCGTCCCGAAGCTCATGCAGCCGAGACAGATGCGCGAGACCTCCAGCCCGGTGTCACCGAGGGTGGTGTACTCCATACCCGCGAGTCGACGCCGAGTGACAAAAGCGTAGGCTCCGCGGAAGTACCACTCCGTCGCCCGCCGAGTTCAAGGCCGATCGTCGACCTGCCGAGCGTGACACCGTCCGAGTGCAACACCGCCCGAGTGCGACGCCGTCCGAGTGCAACGCTATTCGGCCCGTTCCGCGCGGACGACGAGTGTCCCGGCGGCGTGGTCGCCGAGTCGCTGGCCGTCGTGGGAGATCAGGCTGACGACGCCCCCGAGCGCGTAGCCGACGAGGAAGTCCACCGGCCGGAGCAGGTTTCTGAGAACGGCCCCGCGTCGGGACACCCGCGAGCCGTCGCGGCCGACGACGACGAGCCCGAGCAGCCGTTTGCCGACGGTCTGTCCGGTGCGTGCCTCCAGTCCGACCCAGTAGCCAGCCCAGGCACAGAACGCGCCGACGAAGAAGCCACCGACGAGCGCGCCGTCACCGACGACGAGGCGGCCGACCGTGCCAGCGACGACCCCGAAGGCGACGGCCGCGACGGCGATGAAGACCCAGTCGACGGCGAGTGCGGCGACCCGACGGCCGAACACGTCGCCCGCAGTGTCGAGGTCGCCGCGCACGGGCGCGACACCGACACGCTGCGGCTCGCCGCCCGCCACGACGTCGCCCGCGCGGAGCCAGTTCGGGACGTAGGAGGCGACGACCGTGACGTCCCGTTCGTCAGCGGCGGTCGCCAGTCCCGCGAGATGCGCTCGGCCGGTTGTGAGACAGGCTCGGTCGTGTCCCTCGCGCTCGCAGGTCTCGACGATACGCTCGA includes these proteins:
- a CDS encoding aldo/keto reductase translates to MEYTTLGDTGLEVSRICLGCMSFGTSDWRDWVLDEEEGIELVERAMDLGINFFDTANMYSMGESERVLGKALEGRRDEAVVATKGFFQMNEDDPNSGGLSRKAIEQALDDSLERLGMDTIDLYQTHRWDYDTPIETTMRALDDAVRRGKVRYLGASSMWTHQFAEALHTADSLGLDRFATMQNHYNLLYREEEREMLPLCEKENVGVIPWSPLARGYLARPHEESEATTRGKSDDYARQHPYLEGGGPDVNEHVQELADEKGVKMAQIGLAWLFHKDTVDAPIVGTTSIEHLEDAVEALDIKLSSSDMEYLEEPYQPVRVSGHE
- a CDS encoding RDD family protein, encoding MTRLALFGAVHVDRRGKVVSELASFADGTDALFVEYPVDGLSFRDGARALLAAPVSALGLLLASLLQYPLYALFNRDAVPAEVLAARRLSEERDLPLYAVDDHIISILGTVGRGRTAVEWLLLVATLAFTPVAGAALVTTVVGLWVGLGLVYRLHRLLWVVATVPAVGGASWLLVSRDLVPEPLVLTAVLATFYTVFRTLDRRNGVMVERIVETCEREGHDRACLTTGRAHLAGLATAADERDVTVVASYVPNWLRAGDVVAGGEPQRVGVAPVRGDLDTAGDVFGRRVAALAVDWVFIAVAAVAFGVVAGTVGRLVVGDGALVGGFFVGAFCAWAGYWVGLEARTGQTVGKRLLGLVVVGRDGSRVSRRGAVLRNLLRPVDFLVGYALGGVVSLISHDGQRLGDHAAGTLVVRAERAE
- a CDS encoding DUF7350 domain-containing protein is translated as MQRRTFLGAAGLGLATSLSGCSTVASLFETTNSGEPPLVADRPDAIYIPTHQEGMQMVGMGEAGDLRVGLMYSYAHRFWVVENEGGEWTSVEIPLEADDSIHLMAIVWEPETGVVVPSTDVTVELENDEGLVYQEVVYPMFSQRMGVHYGDNVPLPGDDIFTARVTVAGLPFARFGSFEGRFEEAVTAEIQFDYRQGQRDNIPYELLEDRQGERAALRRMDMAMPQGVAPESLPGEPIGEGRSPNEDVTFRVQVATDDRFGDRPYLLVSPATRYNRYLVPGMSLSATVERDGETAFEGELAPGLDPEAGLHYGAPVDGLGADDTVTVSVELPPQIARHEGYETAFYDMGDVTID
- a CDS encoding MFS transporter — protein: MGSQRRDRVVLATAVWAVLVSQVLLYPGIADLVVALGAEGDPSGVGIASLDAGMYFLVAEFAAFVLFAPVWGALSDSLGKRVPLVVVGALGGAAAYLTLALGPSLGVSFPVALAIRAVGGAFTIGAFSLAISMLSDLSGGHGRNMGAAGIAIGLGAALGSVVGGQLTVVDPLAPVVAAAGVLVVVAVLLATVTDRAQEADDGDADVGSALAKLTDRPALLVPFAFGFIDRMTAGFFALVGVYYFRVTFGLDAAGAGLLLAAFFLPFALFQYPAGIVSDRVGRFLPVVVGSLCYGVTIVAVVFAPTPLLAAGVMVLVGVAGALVAPATMALVTDVVAPDERGAALGAFNVFGSLGFLTGFLLGGFATELAGFLPAFLLVGGAEMAIALVAARAVKRLSARTVVGDSVSTPTGDD